Proteins encoded together in one Colius striatus isolate bColStr4 chromosome 3, bColStr4.1.hap1, whole genome shotgun sequence window:
- the LOC104554529 gene encoding uncharacterized protein LOC104554529, translating into MEASLTCAVCLSLFEEPVTLPLCSHNFCRDCVLECLASAEAARLQQQQQQRGPGHARLSRGGPGPSAAGARVSCPLCRKLCPLPRGGAAALPVNTTLAEVVKLYRSGTAVPAEAAGAEPGPLSPLALGGACQKHPSRLVQLYCRMCRQAGCGQCVSEEHQGIFHSVNLIDTVYQEEKLTFFSSLKKMRIINEKLTNEISSQPNDTDMMLNNEAEIIALEFGEIFKTLEMKKRQLLEDVENQRSKKEKEYQIWKKMKETHKKTTENFLKDCEKLVHECDPQRFLEVACGLNTRMKTQLDLMNIASSYEKAPEYAQKKMDIKPVIDEILALKLTPVNVDIVKDLPSGEKENSTKNTLFKNDIKQCQDQKNTPSTFLPVEGQEEALADGSRICTRLMSISEMSAFQNMSHEELRYKYYMECQKLTDEFKTQTLPANKKHKFITVGMLKDKSSGTPFVSSPTKTNNVDKVRMGTSPRADGFERSFSGTSNHNIPSTNKNFSETNGDIKLFHETSSQEVTAPALSEGPSFGKPLSLVIKEKQPVQASAVIVPSETDTNSSTSSSSKPAAPVPVTVSNSEFLNVSAERLSASPFAFSASNDSLPRLVKAAGAFSFKKKDRKCVFPQFYLGKGDRVDKTDDQDESKLRKHGPVTKTTVSDALTSPNLGSAESEKADFSFPLGNSERDCFAGSGVSNSFKVLPLSSFFSQSEKPSDKNAPSHMKDKTLSAKETAECGAQKPSVSWEQNADASVSPTTVACNTSETSTAAGVNDVSTSPLLPSNCVFSFKNNCFQLPSPVFSFGSIVRNTSDSLTSLVFLSGNGTEKMKMKCPDKAPLNVGKPISSECAEPASRHHHPKCEGSFFPVNSPKKTERAEMLADSNSSCSQPLCSGFLPVKYDNASSTQLTTATNQETKVKNEESETVDENNCSCPRREDELEPVRSQNATCSVPATCNDPSLGGPVLEVNEVREMASDSDSDTEELSQTSVSTDTSGTSEYFSVAEDKISTRRKSET; encoded by the exons ATGGAAGCCAGCCTGACGTGTGCCGTGTGCCTCTCTCTTTTCGAGGAGCCGGTGACGCTGCCCCTCTGCTCGCACAACTTCTGCCGGGACTGTGTGCTGGAGTGTCTGGCCTCGGCCGAGGCCGCccgcctgcagcagcagcagcagcagcggggccCAGGGCACGCCCGCCTCTCCCGTGGGGGGCCGGGGCCTAGCGCTGCTGGCGCCCGGGTGTCGTGCCCACTGTGCAGGAAGCTGTGCCCGCTGCCCCGCGGCGGCGCCGCCGCGCTGCCCGTCAACACCACCCTAGCCGAGGTGGTCAAGCTGTACCGGTCCGGCACGGCGGTACCCGCCGAGGCGGCGGGGGCGGAGCCGGGGCCGCTCTCCCCGCTAGCACTCGGGGGAGCCTGCCAGAAGCACCCGAGCCGGCTGGTGCAGCTCTACTGCCGGATGTGCCGCCAGGCAGGCTGCGGGCAGTGCGTCTCTGAGGAGCACCAAGGCATCTTCCACTCCGTCAACCTCATAGACACCGTGtaccaggaagaaaaa TTAACCTTCTTCAGcagtctgaaaaaaatgagaatcaTAAACGAGAAGCTGACGAATGAAATCTCAAGTCAACCAAATGATACAGAT ATGATGCTGAACAATGAAGCAGAGATAATTGCACTGGAGTTTGGagaaatttttaaaactctGGAAATGAAGAAACGGCAATTGCTGGAAGATGTTGAAAAtcaaagaagtaaaaaagagaaagaatatcagatttggaagaaaatgaaggagaCTCACAAGAAGACCACTGAGAATTTTTTGAAGGATTGTGAAAAACTTGTCCATGAGTGTGATCCTCAGCGCTTCCTGGAG gTGGCCTGTGGCTTGAAtacaag AATGAAAACTCAGCTTGACCTGATGAATATCGCATCCAGCTATGAAAAAGCACCAGAGTATGCTCAAAAGAAGATGGATATTAAACCTGTGATTGATGAAATACTGGCTTTGAAGTTAACACCCGTTAATGTGGACATTGTTAAAG ATCTGccttctggagaaaaagagaactCCACAAAAAATACTCTATTTAAAAATGACATAAAGCAATGTCAGGATCAGAAGAATACACCCAGTACATTTCTT cCTGTAGAAGGACAGGAGGAAGCACTAGCAGACGGTAGCAGGATCTGTACTCGCCTAATGTCAATATCAGAAATGTCAGCATTTCAAAATATGAGTCATGAG GAGTTGCGTTACAAATACTATATGGAATGTCAGAAGCTCACCGATGAGTTCAAGACACAAACTTTACCTGCAAATAAAAAGCATAAATTCATAACTGTTGGGATGTTGAAGGATAAATCCTCAGGAACTCCTTTTGTGTCTTCACCTACCAAAACAAATAATGTAGATAAAGTAAGAATGGGAACCTCGCCAAGAGCAGATGGCTTTGAGAGAAGCTTTTCTGGAACCAGTAATCACAATATCCCATCCACGAATAAGaacttttctgaaacaaatggtgatataaaattatttcatgaaACAAGTTCCCAGGAAGTAACCGCTCCAGCCTTATCAGAAGGCCCTAGTTTTGGCAAACCTCTATCCTTGGTAATTAAAGAGAAACAGCCAGTGCAGGCTTCAGCTGTTATTGTTCCTAGTGAAACAGACACAAATTCTAGCACTTCATCCAGCTCAAAACCAGCAGCACCAGTACCTGTTACTGTTTCAAATTCAGAATTTCTAAATGTTTCTGCAGAGAGACTTTCTGCTTCACCTTTTGCTTTCAGTGCATCTAATGACTCATTACCCAGATTGGTAAAAGCAGCAGGtgcattttcctttaaaaaaaaagacaggaaatgtGTTTTCCCTCAGTTTTACTTAGGAAAAGGTGATCGTGTGGATAAAACTGATGACCAGGATGAAAGTAAACTTAGAAAACATGGTCCTGTAACTAAAACCACAGTTTCTGATGCTTTAACCAGTCCTAATTTAGGCTCAGCAGAAAGTGAAAAGGCAGATTTTTCATTTCCCCTTGGCAATTCAGAAAGAGATTGTTTTGCAGGTTCAGGAGTCAGCAATTCATTTAAGGTTTTACCATTATCCTCATTTTTCAGCCAATCTGAGAAGCCATCTGATAAAAATGCACCATCTCACATGAAAGATAAAACACTTTCTGCAAAGGAAACTGCAGAATGTGGTGCACAGAAACCATCTGTCTCCTGGGAACAAAACGCTGATGCTTCGGTATCTCCCACAACTGTAGCTTGCAATACTTCAgaaaccagcactgcagctggggtgaACGATGTCTCcacatctcctcttctccccagtaattgtgtattttccttcaaaaataactgttttcagTTGCCTTCACCGGTCTTTTCATTTGGAAGTATTGTCAGAAATACCTCTGATTCACTGACTTCTCTTGTGTTTTTGTCTGGAAATGGTACtgaaaaaatgaagatgaaGTGTCCTGACAAAGCACCCCTAAATGTAGGGAAGCCAATATCTTCAGAGTGTGCCGAGCCTGCTTCTAGACATCATCATCCAAAATGTGAAGGTTCATTCTTCCCTGTGAACTCACCTAAGAAAACTGAAAGGGCAGAAATGCTTGCCGATAGTAATTCTTCTTGTAGTCAGCCTTTATGTTCAGGTTTCCTTCCTGTTAAATATGATAATGCATCTTCCACTCAACTCACTACAGCAACAAATCAAGAAACAAAggtaaaaaatgaagaaagtgaAACTGTTGATGAAAACAACTGTTCTTGTCCACGGAGGGAAGATGAACTTGAGCCTGTAAGATCTCAGAATGCAACTTGTTCTGTTCCTGCCACGTGCAATGATCCATCTCTAGGAGGTCCTGTGCTTGAAGTAAATGAGGTGAGAGAAATGGCAAGTGACAGCGATTCTGACACTGAAGAGCTAAGTCAAACATCTGTTTCTACTGATACCAGTGGTACAtctgaatatttttctgttgctgaagACAAAATATCTAccagaagaaaatcagagacATGA